GTTCAAACTTTCCTGTTTTAAGTATAGTCAGCGTATACTTCTGACAACactcatatttttattgtaaaaccAAAGACTGGAATGTTCAGAACTACTTAGGTTAGACAAAAGGTAATGGGCATTGTACATTGTGGTATTTCAGAACAGAAAGAGACCTTGAGGATCACCtggttccccccaccccccccccccccgccccggccCATCAGTTTTAGAAGACATGGCCTGCCTGAAAGCCCACTAGAGTGCCTAGTTAGGTGTTGTTTCTGTCCTACAGAGCCTGTGTTTCCTTCTCTCATCTCAACACAGGCAGCCAGCTGCTAAGGTACCATACAGCTGTTTCTCAACTTACAATGGGATTACATCCTGATAAACCTTACTGtaaattgtaaaatgaaaatgcatttaatatacctaTCTTAGCAAACATAACTTAGCCTGTACGTTAAACATGCTCAGAATAATTACATTAGCCTACAGTTGGCAAAATCATCTAatgcaaagcattttttttttcagtgctagggttCAAACATAGGGCCTCATTAATGCttggccagcactctaccactgagccacatccatgaAAAGCCTGTTTTATAATAAAGTGTCAAATATCTCATGCCATTTATTAAACACTTAATATCTAAAAACATTCTGCCAACACAGTACTTTACACTGTAGAGGATGGTTGTTTGTCCTAGTGATAGTGAGGCTGACAAGTAGCTACAGTTCAGTGTCACTGCCCAGCATCTGGAGAGAGTATTGTTCTCTGCCTGAAGACTCCTATATAGTCAGGCCTTGGTAGAAAGGGAAGAACAGAGCATTTATTTAAAGACTGTGTAGAAATAGCTAAGGAGAGTATGGGAAGAGAATTCATGGAAGAGAAAATTATATGTGTAAAAGGATAGAGttagcaatatttattttcctttggagGAATAAGAGGAGGCCCAATGCTCAGGGGAGCTGAGGCTGAAGGCTGATAGCAGTGAGCCAGGAGCACTCAACTGCTTGAAGCTGGGCTTTGGCTTGTTTGCCAATGTATGCTGAAAGTTCCCATTAATACATGTTAACCCAAGCCACCTGGAAAAAGGGGACTCACACTGCTAAGAGTTAATGGTGACAAAATAAGATTTGGCAGCATATGATGATAAACAACTCTCCTACTGTTGGAAAGGTCATCCAAGAAGCCCAGGTGTCTTCTATAGCACGTGTGCCAAAAGGTCATCCTTACCTGCCTCTTGTCGTTTCATTGTTGTCATGCTAAACATCCTCACTTCTGTTCTTCATACAACAGGGTGTCGAGGCCCTTCCTCACTCTGCTCTTCTCCGAATGTAATATAGTTTCAACATTTTAGCTCTTGCAGAGTGAAGCCAAATCCTCTCGGTGAGGTCTGCTACTATCAGGAGAGCTATCCTATCTTCTCCAGTccatatttcaatatatttacaaaatcagAGATCATAACTCTTTCTTTCTTGCAAAAAATTCATAATACACAGTTGATTCATACCCAACTCTCTAggatttatatatgtgtatacagtatgctatataatatataatatagtatattataCAGTAACTAtactatatatagagagagttgGGCATAAATCAACTGTGTATTATGAATATACagatacagatatacatatatgtatacacacacatatattatactCACATGTGTACTCAATCCTATACTATGCCTGACTGATAATTAAGAAGAGTTTGTTATAAAGGAAGTAAAGGGACTAAGGGAGTACTGGAATAAAGCAATCTTTTAATTGGAGGCTTCGAAtcagacagagagaaaaagtatAAAGGACATTGTTCTTTTCCTGCCCTTTCTTCTCATATTAAAAGGAAGATTCTagccgggtatggtggtgcatgcctataatcctagtgactcagaaagctgaggcaggaggattacaagttctaggccagcctcagcaactttgcaagtccctaagcaacttggtatgaccttgtctcaaaataataataataataataataaaccactacagatgtagcttagtgttaaagtgcctctgggttcaattcccagtacaaaaaaaaaaggacgttctaaaaacctaaaaataagaaaatgaatttcccAATATCTAAGTGGAGAAGATCTAACATGGTAGGTTTTTGGCAGGACATGTGATACCCACCAGTCCTCTTACAAGGTATCTGCTCACAGCgccttttctctttcccatctcaGGAACTCAGACATGACCAGGAAGATCTTCACAAATACCAGGGAGCGGTGGAGGCAGCAAAATGTCAACAGTGCCTTTGCTAAGCTGAGGAAGCTCATTCCCACTCACCCTCCAGACAAAAAGCTGAGCAAAAATGAAACACTTCGCCTGGCAATGAGGTATATCAACTTCTTGGTCAAGGTCTTGGGGGAGCAAAGCCTACAGCAAGCAGGAGTGGCTGCTCAGGGAAACATTCTGGGGCTCTTCCCCCAAGGACCCCACCTGCCCGGCCTGGAGAACAGGAGTCTCCTTGATGATTACTGTGTTTCTTCACCTGGCCCAGACCACCACCTTCCATAGTATGGCTTCAGCTGTCATCACCCAGGCAGCACTTGTCAGAAGTCACCGCTGTGAACAGCCTTATGCATGTTCCAGAGTCCACTGGATGAATGACTTGTGAGGCGTGAATTGAGCCTCATGGGAGGTGGCTGACAGAGCTGCAGGGAGCTGAAAGGAGGCCACAAGGAATGTATCCCTGGAGCCCATCGCCCCCAGGACTTCAGGCCAAACCCTGCCTTCTGTCTGTTTTACAAATTCAGGTTCTATATaagatgtttgaaaaaaaaaatcatggatttaaaaaatccCTGTTTTACTCAATGTATTCAGTAATAAGAAAGAAGTTTTCTCATCATGGATCTCAGATGAATGAGCAGAATATGTTTCCCTcacaacatatttaaaaactcGTTTTTGAAGAATGAGATGTATTTGGTCAAggacaaacaaaataaattttaagattgGGAGACATGGAAAAAAAACTCCCCGAGGAGTGAAGATTGCATAGATGTGGAAGAGTGTTGTATCCTTTAAATGCTATAGAAATGTGAGTTTTACTTATATTGAGccatttatatatatgatatctcTAAAGTTAAACAGTGGGTTTGTCTATGAAAGCAGGAGGACCTGATAATTTATGAGTTGAGTTCgtagttttcttatttaaaaaaaaaaaaagttggctaaaATAAATTAGCAAACCCTTTATTTCACAAGTCAGGtattaaaacttttaattcaGCCTGAGTTCCTGCTGACTTAAGAACCATGAAATTCTATTGTAATTATGAAAATCCAAACATTACCATTTAATGACTCATTTAACAGAGTTTAGTTTAAACAAAACATTTAGAGTAAACAATAGAAATGTAATGCCAGACTCTGGTGAACAAATGAATTTGTACTTTGCCTTCTTTGCTTTGGAGCATTAGCTTAGTCTTATGCTGGGGGGTGGGTGTGGTACCCAAGTCAATGAAACAGTGTGGATTTTATAGAACTCATCACTGCATGTCATCCTGAACCTGATGACACTTGGATTCAAAGATTAAATCCTGTAGTTGAGGCCAGAAATGTAAACAGTGTCATTGGATTATCTCTGGAACTTTTTATTTCCCCAAAATTCTAGTCCATGGATTGGTTTTAAAGTCTTTTGAACCAGGGGTAAGAAATCTATGGATTTGAGGTTAGGAATTTCCAGTGTATACACAATAAAGGAATTTGAACTTTCTGCCACTCTAGAAAGAATTTTGTAAATGAAATGTTGAAATAGGCCTTCTTGGTttgacaataaaaagaaatctgggtGAGTCTCTCAGCAATCTCATTTTCCCAAAGTAGCAAGGTCAACATGTTATTAGATCTATATAGACTTAGTACTTACAGCCCTGTGGGTCTATTTGAACCAGTAAGGTTTCCTTCTAGATTCTTTATTTAACCTGCATTTGGTAAACCTCCACACATTTCCAGTATAGTTCAGGGAAACACACAAGCAGGAACAGGGGACTTTCCCCCAAATGTGCATTTCTTTCTCACAAGCTGAGTGAACTCCAGCTTGTCCTCCGATACCAGGCGATTTCAAAGTTTTGAGGACAGTTATCAATTGAGTAGCATTACTTAATCTCTCAATAACACTTTTAaccatatttttatattagtttcATTTTAGCACATTGATAAGGAAAACACAGAGCACTTCTGTGCCTGAATATAGGATTTTGTTCCTCTACCCAGAATGAGTTCACTTTCCCATTGCTGAGCTGTAGGCTATGTGGACAAAGAGGGTCTTTCCACTGAAATGTAACAGATTCTGCAAAGACATTAGGAGGTTGAGTTATTACATGAGGGGGGTTGTTAAGGATTTTCTGCAGCAAATCCTTTGATAAATGAATACACCTTTACAATCAATATTACTCTGTGTAatccatttcttaaaatattcattttatcagCTTGGATTTTTGTATATCAATTTGTATTATATTAAAGTAACtgtcaaaaaaaattatagctgggcatggtggtgcatgcctgtaatcccagcagctcaggaggctgaggcaggaggattgtgagttcaaagccagactcaacaaaagcgaggtgctaaacaactcagcgagatcctatctctaaataaaatacaaaatagggctaggaatgtggctgagtggctgagtgcccctgagttccatccctggtaccccccccccgaaaaaagaattataattacATGTGGGCCAAAACCTTGATAAGGTATCCATGAGAATGAAACctaattaaaaaatcattctagTGCTTTCTTTGGTGTCTATACTTAAGGGTTGATAATTGCAGTAATAAGAAATTATGGTTCAAACACATGGTAGGTCCCTGGATGATACACCCCTTTATGAGTCATTTGAGCACAAAAAAAACAGTTTGGACAAATTGTCTAACCTGTGCATCTCTATTATTCGAATGAAAGTAAATGTTTGGTATGCTATGGATAACACTGGAAACTTCAGAAACAGGCCCAGTGGTTCATATAAATAGACCATGTGCTTGATTAATTCTACTCCTTCATTTTACAGGGGAGAAAATAGGTCCAAAGGTTTTTGAAATGACTTTTCAAAGGTCACATGGACTGTTACTGGAAACCCAGGGCAAAGAGCCAGGTCTCGAGGCCCTGCTTCCAGCTTTTCCACAGCCCTGTCCAGCTACCAAATATATAGAGTTTCAAAATCAACAAGCACCTTATCATTATACTCATCTTTTTTCAAAAGCATTCAGAAATCTTCTTCATATGACTTTCTATTGAATTGGCATTATTGTGCTTTGTGATATGTGAGTAGATGTATCAACCAAAGATTTCTATTTGTTGATGCATTTTGTGAGTTCTTAACCATTGATTATAATTTTGCTATTTAATTGTTAATTTAttgcaaataaattatttaagaaaagaaattgttctttcctttttaataagCATATCCatcctctctctccatctttaCCATCACTGGCCTGGATTTGACAACAGCAGTCCCATTCTCTTTAATCTAGGAAAAAAATCCAGCATCAGCTGGcatcccttcctttctctcaccCCTGCCCACATCACTCACCTATCATAAGGCTTCCTAACTTCTCAAATCACAACCATGCTCAGCTCATTTTCTGGCTACCGAACCTTCAGACTGAGACAAACGCCACACCCCTGCAAACCAGACCTGAGCAGCCAACCTTCCCCTGTCCTTTCATAATCCCTACGTGTGTTGCGTGTGCCCACTTGATGATACACAACATGCCCCCATTTTCAACTTTTGACTTTACTCTTATGATTCCAAATGCTTGGATAAATGTTTCCATCCTCACTCCTACTCACCCCCCTACTTGTACCAATTCTCTTAAATACTGTATCTTATGTGAAGTCCTCCTAGATGTCTACTAttcaagctcttctctcttttcctagAATGCTCTTATCTGacattgagaaactgatgtgacttcatttttgagaaaccagcttctacttcaaggcctgtccagagggagggggtgtgacccttgtccttggaaaaacccacagagggctcctaggcacatacccatcCTGCTTAGTtgtttgtaaataacaggagagatctgtgacaccaggtgtccctgactcagttacacTAGAtgagcaaccaccaatcagcgtgagacagggaaaatacctgaaatGCCAGGTGAACCTCCCACTAGTTTCTGTGattgataacatgttaggaaacctgtagtttagcacgtacacccctcatggcttaaaccaatcagttcaaatgtatccacctcTTAAACTCACCAaccacccttacccaacttgttcccgccagtgaatgtgctaaccaatgttaagagttgttgtttgattttcccgtggtgtgaaATGATTtactgtgtgatgttgtgatgcatggAGTATCCCCCAAAAAAACCTCACTGGACTAAGGGCCCAGGCTTACTCCTCAGGACTCCTGCATgggaaacggttgtgagtccaggctcaagcttacAATAAAGACttttgtgtgattgcatcggattcagctcctggaggtctattgggttcccatgaatctggcattacaactCCTTACCCTTATTTCCTCTGCCTTGTGTTATAGACAtctctgtatattttttttcctcctaaaaagCTAAAATCTACTTGAGGACAGACAGTTTCTAACACTTAATCCTTACCATAGCCCTGCAAATAGTCCCcactttcaaaatatgaaaactatACCCAGGCTGGTTCTATTTTTGGCCTccttaaaaaaaatggcattaaaaTGAAGCTTGAACTGGATGAATTTTCCTGAGAAACCCAGAGTCTATAATGttcttaaaagtttgtttttcataatttccATTCAAGAAATCTCTAGCACCTGCCTTATGAAGTTTTATCACCTAAGAATGGCTTGAGATGGCCCAAAACCAGTATAAATTATGCACAACTGGCATTGTTCTTAAAAAGGCAGAAGATGAAAGGGGTTTGGAGAATGGACAGCTTAACTGCTGACCCCTAGGCCAAAGGTCAGTGGAAAGTCACATCTTTAGATAAAGAGGTCAAAGATATGGGGGGAATCTGAAAGTCCAATGGCAATGCAAAGTGAGGGATTTAAAGCAGGTGTCAGGAAAGGAATGCCAAGGAATGGTGTCATTTAAAGGATTACAGGAGGCCAGAGGGGGTGAGGCAAGGTCTcctgagccacatacccaccTCTGAGCCTGTTGGACCGAAATAGGAACAGGGAAACTTGCCATTTATGGTCTCTTTATTACTAATAGTGTATCGCCAAGAAAATTTTGAAGCACTCTAAATTTTTATACAAGCCTTAGTTAAGTCTGTAATCTACCAGTAATGTTTATGCTAAGAATTTAATTTCCAGAGCTAAGAATTCCCTGGTAAACTAATGAAGGAAGCTGTTAAATTGTCTTtactgaagaaatttaaaaatgggtgCATGTAGTCAACAAGCTCACATTCTTGGACCTATGTAATTGTCTTTCTAGGAACCTAACATAAAGGAAGAATCATAATTATAGTCAAAGAATTATGTATATGAGCCAGGTGCCATGGTATGCACCCATAGTACCatctactctggaggctgaggcaggaggaccatttCAACCCACAAGTTCAAGACAAGCCTGAGCAATATAGTGAGGCCCTACctttttttgcgggggagggacaacctttaaaaattatgtgcCTAAGTTTCTATTTCAGAGATATTTcca
This portion of the Ictidomys tridecemlineatus isolate mIctTri1 chromosome 4, mIctTri1.hap1, whole genome shotgun sequence genome encodes:
- the Tal2 gene encoding T-cell acute lymphocytic leukemia protein 2 isoform X2 — encoded protein: MKSLEQDLIQMNSDMTRKIFTNTRERWRQQNVNSAFAKLRKLIPTHPPDKKLSKNETLRLAMRYINFLVKVLGEQSLQQAGVAAQGNILGLFPQGPHLPGLENRSLLDDYCVSSPGPDHHLP
- the Tal2 gene encoding T-cell acute lymphocytic leukemia protein 2 isoform X1, producing MRSRRKQPHGRDNIIAAESELKQQFCSDQWRNSDMTRKIFTNTRERWRQQNVNSAFAKLRKLIPTHPPDKKLSKNETLRLAMRYINFLVKVLGEQSLQQAGVAAQGNILGLFPQGPHLPGLENRSLLDDYCVSSPGPDHHLP